A section of the Sphingomonas ginsenosidivorax genome encodes:
- a CDS encoding glutathione S-transferase: MAYDLWYWPSIQGRGEFVRLALEAAEIPYVDRARDSGEEGLMADMEARSGRVPFAPPYLDTGGRVIAQVANILMYLGERHDLAPSGMADRLWLNQLQLTIADLVAEVHNVHHPVAMMDYYDDQKPEAARAAKQFREERLPKFLGHFEDAVEANPGDWLIDHRWTYCDTSLFQIVEGLRYMFPRRMKTLEPDYPNLTRIRDQVAEIPAVRAYLNSDRRIAFNTDGIFRHYPELDSE, encoded by the coding sequence ATGGCCTATGACCTCTGGTACTGGCCCTCGATCCAGGGGCGTGGCGAGTTCGTCCGCCTCGCGCTCGAAGCCGCCGAGATACCCTATGTCGACCGCGCCCGCGATTCCGGCGAAGAGGGGCTGATGGCCGACATGGAGGCGCGGAGCGGTCGCGTGCCGTTCGCGCCACCCTATCTCGACACGGGGGGCCGCGTGATCGCGCAGGTCGCCAACATCCTGATGTATCTCGGCGAGCGCCACGACCTCGCGCCCTCGGGGATGGCCGACCGGCTGTGGCTCAACCAGCTGCAGCTGACGATCGCCGACCTCGTGGCGGAGGTCCACAACGTCCACCACCCGGTCGCGATGATGGACTATTACGACGACCAGAAGCCCGAGGCCGCCCGCGCCGCGAAGCAGTTCCGCGAGGAACGGCTGCCGAAATTCCTCGGCCATTTCGAGGACGCGGTCGAGGCCAATCCCGGTGACTGGCTGATCGACCATCGCTGGACCTATTGCGACACCTCGCTGTTCCAGATCGTCGAGGGCCTGCGCTACATGTTCCCGCGGCGGATGAAGACGCTCGAGCCGGACTATCCCAACCTGACCCGGATCCGCGACCAGGTCGCCGAGATCCCCGCCGTCCGCGCGTACCTTAACAGCGACCGTCGTATCGCGTTCAACACCGACGGCATCTTCCGCCATTATCCCGAGCTGGATTCGGAATGA
- a CDS encoding NUDIX hydrolase, producing the protein MTRTPRPAARILLVDAQDRALLFRFTPNDRPPLWCTPGGAVDPGESFAAAARRELWEEVGLDIDCGPEVARRVVDFRTFEGTEVTADERYFRVDVDSCEVAAGGLTAQEELLLVGHRWFSRSDIAAHDEVIYPADLVELLDATEPRHAR; encoded by the coding sequence ATGACCCGAACCCCACGCCCCGCTGCACGCATCCTCTTGGTCGACGCGCAGGACCGCGCGCTGCTGTTCCGTTTCACCCCCAATGATCGCCCGCCCTTGTGGTGCACCCCCGGCGGCGCGGTCGATCCGGGCGAGAGCTTCGCCGCCGCCGCGCGCCGCGAATTGTGGGAAGAGGTCGGCCTCGACATCGACTGCGGCCCCGAGGTCGCGCGCCGCGTCGTCGACTTCCGCACCTTCGAGGGGACCGAGGTGACCGCCGACGAACGCTATTTCCGCGTCGATGTCGACAGCTGCGAGGTCGCGGCGGGCGGCCTTACCGCGCAGGAGGAACTGCTGCTCGTCGGTCACCGCTGGTTTTCCAGATCCGACATCGCGGCCCATGACGAAGTCATCTATCCAGCGGACCTCGTCGAACTCCTCGACGCCACGGAGCCGCGCCATGCTCGATGA
- a CDS encoding J domain-containing protein yields the protein MFGACDEPGEFRAPPLEGASDGGPPKFRWFCLEHVRAFNAGYNFFDGMTADEIHHAQRPMAGWERETRAFAHAGGDTPPKWADFSDPIDAIGARFGERVAAARKDGRALSDGERRALKVLGLGTDVDRTGLRKRYSELVRRFHPDRNGGDRAHEGELQKVIAAYQQLKGAKAFA from the coding sequence ATGTTCGGTGCCTGTGACGAGCCGGGCGAATTCCGCGCGCCGCCCTTGGAAGGCGCGAGCGACGGCGGGCCGCCCAAATTCCGCTGGTTCTGCCTCGAGCATGTCCGCGCGTTCAACGCGGGGTATAATTTCTTCGACGGGATGACCGCCGACGAGATCCACCATGCGCAGCGGCCGATGGCGGGATGGGAGCGCGAGACGCGCGCGTTCGCGCATGCGGGTGGTGACACGCCGCCGAAATGGGCGGACTTTTCCGATCCGATCGACGCGATCGGCGCGCGGTTCGGCGAGCGGGTGGCAGCGGCGCGCAAGGACGGCCGCGCACTGAGCGACGGCGAGCGGCGCGCGCTCAAGGTGCTGGGACTGGGGACCGATGTCGACCGGACGGGCCTCAGGAAACGCTACAGCGAGCTGGTGCGGCGATTCCACCCCGACCGCAACGGCGGCGACCGCGCGCACGAGGGGGAGCTGCAGAAGGTGATCGCGGCGTATCAGCAACTGAAGGGGGCGAAGGCGTTCGCGTGA
- a CDS encoding MarC family protein gives MLELFVSSLITFFVVIDPPGCAPIYAGLSAAAPPAQRRAMAFRAVGVSTAILLVFALFGEDLLRGLGISLASFRIAGGIMLFLIALEMVFEKRTQRREDRAAKVAEDPEADDVSIFPMAMPMIAGPGSIASVMLLMSRNDGIERTLVVLAAMGTILLLTLVALLAAGPIMRILGAKIEAVITRLLGVLLAALAVQFVIDGVSQVLR, from the coding sequence GTGCTAGAACTCTTCGTCTCGTCGCTGATCACCTTCTTCGTGGTGATCGATCCGCCGGGTTGCGCGCCGATCTATGCGGGCCTGTCCGCCGCGGCGCCGCCCGCGCAGCGGCGCGCGATGGCGTTCCGCGCGGTCGGCGTCTCGACCGCGATCCTGCTCGTCTTCGCGCTGTTCGGCGAGGATCTGCTGCGCGGGCTCGGCATCAGCCTGGCCAGCTTCCGCATCGCCGGCGGCATCATGCTGTTCCTGATCGCGCTCGAAATGGTGTTCGAGAAGCGCACCCAGCGCCGCGAGGACCGCGCCGCCAAGGTCGCCGAGGATCCCGAGGCGGACGACGTCTCGATCTTCCCGATGGCGATGCCGATGATCGCGGGGCCGGGCTCGATCGCGTCGGTGATGCTGCTGATGAGCCGCAACGACGGGATCGAGCGCACCCTGGTGGTGCTCGCCGCGATGGGCACGATCCTGCTGCTGACGCTCGTCGCGCTGCTCGCCGCCGGCCCGATCATGCGCATCCTCGGCGCGAAGATCGAGGCGGTGATCACCCGGCTGCTGGGCGTGCTGCTCGCCGCTCTCGCCGTGCAGTTCGTGATCGACGGCGTGTCGCAGGTCCTGCGCTAG
- a CDS encoding pirin family protein — protein MLDDFVLQTILPSTHDLGGFKVHRTLPNRERTMVGPFLFFDQMGPAHLPVGGGIDVRPHPHINLSTVTYLFDGAIDHRDSLGTKARIEPGAVNLMTAGHGIVHSERSPGDERAEGPNLSGIQTWLAMPEAKEEMDPAFEHVTKADLPMIEAHGARSRIIMGSLWGQSAPTTTYSGTIYADIALDPGASVPIDAAAEERAIYLAMGEATLEGVPLEPQVLYVLRPGISATLRSASGGRAMLCGGDAFTTPRHVWWNFVSSRRDRIDEAKRAWTAGEFPKVPGDEKEWIEIPAIPKTVSYP, from the coding sequence ATGCTCGATGATTTCGTCCTCCAGACGATCCTGCCGTCCACGCACGACCTGGGCGGCTTCAAGGTCCACCGCACGCTGCCCAACCGCGAGCGCACGATGGTCGGCCCGTTCCTGTTCTTCGACCAGATGGGCCCCGCGCATTTGCCGGTCGGCGGCGGCATCGACGTGCGCCCGCATCCGCACATCAACCTGTCGACCGTCACCTATCTGTTCGACGGCGCGATCGACCACCGCGATTCGCTCGGCACCAAGGCACGGATCGAGCCCGGCGCGGTCAACCTGATGACCGCGGGGCACGGCATCGTCCATTCCGAACGCTCGCCCGGCGACGAACGCGCCGAGGGACCGAACCTGTCGGGCATCCAGACCTGGCTCGCCATGCCCGAGGCGAAGGAGGAAATGGACCCCGCCTTCGAACACGTCACCAAGGCCGATCTGCCGATGATCGAGGCGCACGGCGCGCGCTCGCGGATCATCATGGGGAGCCTCTGGGGCCAGAGCGCACCGACCACGACCTATTCGGGCACGATCTACGCCGACATCGCGCTCGACCCCGGCGCCAGCGTCCCGATCGACGCCGCCGCCGAGGAACGCGCGATCTACCTCGCCATGGGCGAGGCGACACTGGAAGGCGTGCCCCTCGAGCCGCAGGTCCTCTACGTGCTGCGCCCCGGCATTTCGGCGACATTGCGCTCGGCGAGCGGCGGCCGCGCGATGCTGTGCGGCGGCGACGCGTTCACGACCCCGCGCCACGTCTGGTGGAACTTCGTCAGCTCGCGCCGCGACCGCATCGACGAAGCCAAGCGCGCCTGGACCGCGGGGGAATTCCCGAAAGTCCCCGGCGACGAGAAGGAATGGATCGAGATTCCGGCGATTCCTAAGACGGTGAGTTATCCGTGA
- a CDS encoding alpha/beta fold hydrolase, with the protein MADDLHSIALPTGVTLDVQVAGNPSHPPVILLHGFPESHRTWRHIVPDLAQDHFVLAPDQRGYAKSSKPQGIAEYTPEKIVADLLALADHFGLARFTLVGHDWGGAVAWMAALKHPDRIGRLVIVNAPHPLVFQRSLYDDPAQRAASQYITAFRNPGFEAHVDKIGLSAFFDSSFAPHIAPDRIADEKPVYLDQWAQPGALTGMLNWYRASAIVVPAVDTAPDRPAFLDAPFPPTQMPVLAIWGLGDTALLPCQLDQLADHVPDLTIERVDAGHFVPWQNPAAVLAALRRNLSES; encoded by the coding sequence ATGGCCGACGACCTCCACAGCATCGCCCTTCCGACCGGCGTCACCCTCGACGTCCAGGTCGCCGGCAACCCGTCGCACCCGCCGGTCATCCTGCTCCACGGCTTCCCCGAATCGCACCGCACCTGGCGGCACATCGTCCCCGATCTCGCGCAGGACCATTTCGTCCTCGCCCCCGACCAGCGCGGCTATGCGAAGTCGTCGAAACCCCAAGGCATCGCCGAATACACGCCGGAGAAGATCGTCGCCGACCTGCTCGCGCTCGCCGACCATTTCGGCCTCGCGCGCTTCACGCTGGTCGGCCACGACTGGGGCGGCGCGGTCGCGTGGATGGCGGCGCTGAAGCATCCCGACCGGATCGGGCGGCTCGTCATCGTCAACGCGCCGCACCCACTCGTCTTCCAGCGCAGCCTGTACGACGACCCCGCGCAGCGCGCCGCCAGCCAGTACATCACCGCGTTCCGCAACCCGGGTTTCGAGGCGCATGTCGACAAGATCGGCCTCTCCGCCTTCTTCGACTCGAGCTTCGCCCCCCATATCGCGCCCGACCGGATCGCCGACGAGAAACCCGTGTACCTCGACCAATGGGCGCAGCCCGGCGCGCTGACCGGCATGCTCAACTGGTACCGCGCCAGCGCGATCGTCGTGCCGGCGGTCGATACGGCGCCGGACCGCCCCGCCTTTCTCGACGCGCCGTTCCCGCCGACGCAGATGCCGGTGCTCGCGATCTGGGGGCTCGGCGACACCGCGCTGCTGCCCTGCCAGCTCGACCAGCTCGCCGACCATGTCCCCGATCTGACGATCGAACGCGTCGATGCCGGGCATTTCGTCCCCTGGCAGAACCCGGCCGCCGTCCTCGCGGCGCTGCGGCGCAACCTGTCGGAATCCTGA
- a CDS encoding RcnB family protein, translating into MHKMILAALAATVLTPVAAQAQSAGEIRRDNREIRESRRDLRQAQRYGDRGDIRDARRELREDRQERREDWRDYRRTHQNVYRRGNYVGPRGYRYRPVSVGYRFAPEYYGRNYWINDYQTYRLPRPGYGYQRWVRYGRDVVLVDTRSGRTVQVYNSFFY; encoded by the coding sequence ATGCACAAGATGATTCTGGCCGCACTTGCCGCCACCGTCCTGACCCCCGTTGCTGCCCAGGCGCAGAGCGCGGGCGAAATCCGCCGCGACAACCGCGAGATCCGCGAGAGCCGCCGCGACCTCCGCCAGGCGCAGCGCTACGGCGACCGCGGCGACATCCGCGACGCCCGTCGCGAACTGCGCGAGGATCGCCAGGAGCGCCGCGAGGATTGGCGCGACTATCGCCGCACGCACCAGAACGTCTATCGCCGCGGCAATTACGTCGGCCCGCGCGGCTATCGCTATCGCCCGGTAAGCGTCGGCTACCGCTTCGCGCCCGAATATTACGGCCGCAACTACTGGATCAACGACTACCAGACCTATCGCCTGCCGCGCCCGGGCTATGGCTATCAGCGCTGGGTCCGCTACGGCCGCGACGTCGTGCTGGTCGATACCCGCTCGGGCCGCACCGTCCAGGTCTATAACAGCTTCTTCTACTGA
- a CDS encoding BolA family protein, with translation MTMLATGSVQDQITARLSAALQPTRLVVLNESASHAGHMGDDGTGESHFRVEVESAAFAGLNRVARQRLVNQALADLLSERIHALAIKASAPGD, from the coding sequence ATGACCATGCTCGCCACCGGCTCCGTCCAGGACCAGATCACCGCCCGCCTCAGCGCGGCGCTTCAGCCCACCCGCCTCGTCGTGCTCAACGAGAGCGCGTCCCATGCCGGCCATATGGGCGACGACGGCACCGGCGAATCACATTTCCGCGTCGAGGTCGAGAGCGCCGCCTTTGCCGGGCTCAACCGCGTCGCGCGCCAGCGGCTCGTGAACCAAGCGCTCGCCGATCTGTTGAGCGAACGGATACACGCGCTCGCCATCAAGGCCAGTGCACCCGGAGACTGA